A stretch of DNA from Coccidioides posadasii str. Silveira chromosome 1, complete sequence:
CGCATGCGATGCTTTACTCGATTCAAAGGAATATAGAAGTTGACAACAATGCGATACTTAAAGCAGTAGCTAATCAGCAGGGCACACGCATCCGTGGAGAAACGTATGAAAACCACGAGCACGCGATCCAATTGCCCCCTGAAATTCGAGAGCATAACCGGCCGTTCCGGACCTCGGAGGACTTTTCGTCTACGCGCAAAGCAGCCAACCGGCTGTCACGCATTCGCTAGCGGGTGATGGTTAAAGAGGGACAGCTAACTAAAGCTGAGACCAACCCCGCCGAGCAAATGACGCCGGCACATTCACTTCTCCCTTCAACAGCATTTTCAGGGCCTCGACCGCCCCATCCGTCGTCTTCGGGAGAAAATATCGCCTCCGCAATGCTTTTTCTGTCGCGTTGTCTCCAGTGAACACTCCGGCTGCCCTTGTAGCTCAGTCGGTAGAGCATGAGGCTTTTATGCGTAACCGTGTGAAGCAAAACCTCAGGGTCCAGAGTTCGAGCCTCTGCAAGGGCGCGTAGCCTTTTTTCTCTTATCTCtctctttatttttgtttatacacacacacatatatatatatatgtatttTTGGAAGACACAGTCGTGGTTTTCGTTGCTCAAACTATCAAATACCGTATGGACAGTAGTCGAAAGTCCCCATATCAAGAAACCCGTGACGAAAGAAAGCTTAACTAGTTCCTTAGCGTTAGGCGGGTAAAAGAATGTCGATTGCAGCAATGAAGATCAGAGGAAGAGAAACACTGAGAAAAGCCAACGCGTAGATACCCGCACCAAGCActctttttttggggggagCGCCGTCCTGCTTGCTTCAGGGTAACTCTTCTTTATGGGTTTCCCTTGGGTTTCCGCCCCTTAATCCTCATCATTTCCGCTCCGCTCTCCGAAAAGGTCCTCCTTACTCTTCCATGCCATTTCTCCTACTTTCCCCTAGAATTCCCTGTTAACCGTCCTTCCAATATCTCCTTTATCTCTCTCGAATATTTCCCATGCTCACTCCTACGAGTCCCTCCTACTTCCCCCTTGTGGGCTCCGTCCCCCATACGAAGCCGCCTCGATGGCGCCCGATCTGCTCTCCTTTTTGAATCAAACATCATATGTCTTGGCCATGCAGATCATTTGTTTGTATCAATACCCCAAGTGGTGTGTGGAATGAAACTCTGAATCTGTTCATGCTTTAGCAAGAATAGCTCCGACAGAATGCTGCCCGGGTACCTATAGTCATGTCCGTAAATATCATATGTGACTCTCATATCTGACGCTCCTCAGAGATAAACTTGCAAGCTGTAACAAATAAGTTACGGGCAAAGGTAAAGATAGCACATTCCACCGTGACCCATTTCTCGGCGAGAGTCCTGTGATATTCACATGATTGGACAAAGCTTCTGTTGAAAAATTTTGTGATAGTTCCATAATTTAAAAAGGGCAACATCATTCCTATCTTTAGGAGAAGATCCTTCTGGATGGCGCATACAACATCCCTCCTGTTGGAGGAGCTGCGACAACTGGTCATTCTGATGAATAGTAACCAACAATTGCCACCTGACACGTTCGATATGGCAAAATTGTAAGGTTGAAAGTTTTGAACCTTGTAAGATTTAGGAGCAAGCGATGCTGACTTACTTATGGGTCTAGCCATGTGCAGTAAGTTATCAACAAAAAGTAGAACCAACGTGTGATGTTTTGCAAATAAATATAGAGGCATTTTTTCAATGCATATGTCTATTAATGGGGTATTAAATTGAACCGGGGATGGGCCGCTCTGTCGCGGTGGGAGACCATGACAATACAACGCAATCTATGATCTTGTTTGCTTCCACAAGTGACAAGTCACTGGAGCTGCGGCGGAACGATCATTACGTTGCACTGGACATCAGCCCCGCTACGTGCACTTGAGATTTGTCCACAGTAACCCCTGCCAATACGACTGCGCGAAACATTGTAATGATGGGATAAAGGCCAGCGATTAACGTCTTGCAGAGAGTATAAAGGTTCTGGCAGCAACTTGGTGGTATGATCGCGTCTCGAACTCAAGTATATACCATGGAAATTTGATTCCTCTCTATTGCGACTCGGCTCCCTGCCTGTTGATGCAGTTTCATTCCAATGCCGCTTGGATCTGCAAAGCGACGAGGACTGCTAACTTCTTTTCCTTTAGGCGACATTTAAGTGAGCTCCAAAGTGTCCATTTCTCGTCGCTCAGGTCTTTCCGGCTCGTCCACCACTCGTGATTGAGAGCTCCAGCGTTTCATTCCAACATTCGACGCTGCCCCTAAAGGTATTCCTTGAAATAGAAATCTTGGATGGCATTGTGATAAAGGAACGAATATATTCTGTGGCGTGGAAAGAATAGGCCGCCCGTGCTTAGAAATCTCAAGCAGAAAGCTTATTCTCGGCGGTGCAGACATTTCCATAGAGTGTCCGGTGATTTTCTAGCCGTAGTCAGGCATTGTGGGAATTGAAAAGGGATACTATTTGCGTTCAAGCAAAGCGCTATATACCCACAAGCCCTGAGCCCACTCTCGGAATGAACAGCTTGTAAATAGCGTTCCTAATGAATCCAGCTTCGCGATGGAGCAACGGTCGAAGACATAGTCCACCAGGTCGAAACTCTTTCTCAGCAAATGGAGAATCAATAAAAACGCGGTCGATGGATATCATAAGGCTTGAAAGTGCTTTGGTAAGATGTGAACTCGTTGAGGACGCACGATGCCTTGCGATGGGGTAATGTAGTTTGCCCCTGACCTCATGGATGCGCACGTTGCCGGACGGACCATGTGGCAGTGCAGCGACGGTGGTTTGTGGGAAAGCTACCCCTGGTGTCTGGAAAGTTTCCACAACCCGGAGTCTTTGGTTTGGGTGTCGCTCACCAGTAGATAATACGAAGGCCCCACGTCAGCAGGGTAATCTCACGCAGCACCAGCTGAGAGAGAAGGGTGTTGAAGAAAACCTCGGAATCGGAGCCATTCCCTGCATGCAGGGAGGTGCCCTTGAAAGAGCCTGGTAAGGCCGAGCGTCGTGTACGCGAACCAGCCACAGCAGTTTGGCACAAAGACTGGGCGGGCGGCTCTTCGGATTGGCCTGTGAACCCCTATGCCTGCGCCACAACCCCACCACCCATACGTCATTTTGTGTATTTTTACGGCTGCGTTTCGTTTCGCGCGCTCGAGCTGATGCTGCCGTCAACCTGTTCGTCGCAGCGCCATTATTATTCACTTCTCCCTTGACCGTATATATACCAATCTTCAGCCCCTCAATCCCGCTCAcaatcttttcttccttctgTTTGCCACCTATCGACTTTCTATCCTTTTGAGCCGTAGCAAAAATGGGTGTAAGTATTCAGCATCTCGATTCTTTTTTCTCACGCAAAAGTTACCCCGCCATCGTCGCCCCGCATTCACTTTTTGTCGCCAAACTTGCTATCTTCCCGTCGAATGTGGCGACAAAGTTCACTAACAGGCAGACTTCTTCTTACAAAAACTACAGCTCGCCTCAAAATTAGCTGCTTCCAGTGGCGCTCCGCCCGCGTCATATCCTGGCGGTCCTCCTGCACCACTCCAGGCAGGCCAACAGCCCAGACCAGCATACGTAAGTCAGAATTGTTCGAAACGGCCATAGCAGTCTGTGGCAGAGGGACACAGCCGTTCCATCCCCGTATTCCGATGGCTGACAACTGACTGCTGGCGCCCTTCAGCCCGGACAGCAACAGTACCAAGCGTACCCAGGAGGTGGACAACCAGCCCAGCAAGGCCCACCCGCTGCATCAGTAAGCAAATCACGTTTTCTTAGCTGCTCCAACCCCCATGTGACGCGCCTATCAATCTGGCTGCAACTTCGTCCCATCGACCACCATCCATCCTCTCAAATTTTCCCCAATCCTTGGCCTTTGTCTATTTTTCCATTTGCTTGTTTTTCATCGTCCGCTGGCCCTCCATATCGTCCGACAATTGTCTCGGCTTTATCCGCTTTCAAACTCGACCAGCCATCATGAGTGGTCCATTTGGCCAACGGTATTATCATGGACAGCCATACCAAAATCCAGGTCAACCACCCTACCCAAATGCTGCAACCTCGCAGCCGCCACCCCAGCACCAGGGCCAATATGCACGTCCCGCTGCCCCTCCTACACCTTCGGCAGCCGCCCCATACCCGGGTTCCTCTCAGTCCACTTATCCCCAGGGCCATCAACAGCCGCCTCCCCAGCACATGAGCCCGGCACCGATGCAAGGCACTCCGCAACCTCAACACCAGCAGGGTTACCAGCAAGCGCCTTCCTACGGACAGCAACCTGCCTATGGCTACCAGCAACCTTCTTATGGGCATCAGCAATCACAATATGAACAGCAGCAATATGGAAGGCCTCCCCAGCAACCCCCCTATGGACAACCTtatcagcagcagcaaccacTTCCCTATTACGTTCGTCCCATATTCTGAAAATTTACTTGATGCTCTGTGTTGATATTAGCATTGTTCTAACTTATTATAATTAATTAATCAGGGCCAACAGCAACCACCCCAGGGGCAATACCCCCCTCCACAGGGCTATCCACCACAAGGCCAAGGACATCCACCACAAGGCTCACCTTATCCCGGTGCGGCCCAGTATGGTGCCCCTCCAGCCCCTCCAGCCCAACCCCCGACTCCCCAACAGCTCGGCGCTTATAAACAGTTACTCCTGAATACGATCAACGAAAAGGGTCTGCAAAACATATACCCACCTAACTCACCGGTCCTCGATCAGATTGTTTCCAGAATTACCAACCAGATCGACCAGCTCTGCACTGCGTGGCGTGTTCCGCGAGAGGTCGGACAAGACATCGTGAAGCTGGCTTTGTTCGATGTTATTTTATACATCGACGATAGCGGCTCTATGCAGTTTGAGGAGAATGGGGAGCGTATCAAGGATCTCAAACTCATCCTCTCCCGTGTTGCTTATGCCGCCTCCCTGTTCGATGATGACGGTATTCAAGTCCGCTTCATGAATTCTAACGAGCAAGGTGATGGCATTCAAAGCGAAGCGCAGGTTGAGGCCCTCATTCAGCGTATACAGTTCAAGGGTTTGACTCCGATGGGAACTAGTTTGAGGAATAAAGTCTTGGAACCTTTGGTTGTTGGGCCAGCTCGCGCCGGCCAACTTAGGAAGCCCGTTCTTATCGTCACCATCACCGACGGACAGCCTGCTGGGGAACCACAAGGTGCAGTATTTGATGCTATCCGCTATGCCAGCTCTGAATTGCAGAACAATCCTCGTTATGGTCGTGGAGCAGTCTCTTTCCAGTTTGCTCAAGTGGGAAATGATCTAAAGGCCCGAGAATTCCTTTCAAAACTTGATGAAGAGCCTGGCATTGGAGAATTGGTTGACTGCACCTCCAGTAAGTACCCAACCATATTTCTGCTAGCAAATCGAATACGCCCAGCAATCCACTAACGAGTCGAATAGATTTTGAGGTAGAACAAGATGAAATGTCGCGCGCTAATCCTCCCGTTGACTTGACCCCAGATCTCTGGGTAAGTATCGTCCAATTCATAGGCTTGAATGCGACTGTCCCCCGCTAATATTGCGATTCAGCTCGCCAAGATGATTCTCGGCGCAATCGACTCATCTTATGATACGAGGGACGAGAAGGCAAGCCGTCCAGGTGCGCCGCCTCAGGGAGCATACGGAGCGCCACCCCAAGGACAATATGGCGCTCCACCACCAGGCCAATACGGAGCTCCTCCACCGCAGCAAGCTTATGCTCCTTATTCACCACAGGGTGGTTAtggacaacaacagcaaccACCGCAGCCTCAACAAGGTTATGGCCGGCCCCCTCAGGGCGGCTATTCAACTCAAGGGGGATACGGCGGCCCACCTCCACCACAGAGATACTAGATTCGTGTTTTGAGCCCCTTAACCATAACACTTCTGCGAAGACTCATATTCGCGTCTCTGGTATCCATGGTTCTTGACTCCATACCATCGCCGTCATCCTTTAATGACTTTGCAATGACCTTCATATTTACCATGTTTGTAATTGTGTTTTCCCCTTATCCTTGTCACATTAGCTAGCTACTTTGTGGGTGGACTCAACAAAATGGTATGATCATTCATATGGGGTAACTGAGGAATGCAGCCAACAGTCCGGATTGCCGCTGAACATAAAAAGCTTGTTCTCAACTCAGAATTGAGGTGCATTATGCTTCGGCCGGGACTTAATCATCAAAAGCTGTTTCCAACATATTATCGTAGTACTATCTAGAAATGGCATATATTATGCTCGAAAAGGGATGATCCCTAAAATACAACACAATCCTCGCAGAAAATTCCACCCA
This window harbors:
- a CDS encoding uncharacterized protein (antiSMASH:Cluster_1.2), which codes for MLYRLSYKGSRSVHWRQRDRKSIAEAIFSPEDDGWGGRGPENAVEGRSECAGVICSAGRKVLRGPERPVMLSNFRGQLDRVLVVFIRFSTDACALLISYCFKYRIVVNFYIPLNRVKHRMRQHKKARKKIPEVSTDVVNETGLESTLARSDSELAPNTHPSSSLRAPYPLGTVCLVAAKLPELHSATRGNNACRFRETGSVHSGI
- a CDS encoding uncharacterized protein (antiSMASH:Cluster_1.2~EggNog:ENOG410PK4Y~COG:S~BUSCO:11254at33183): MSGPFGQRYYHGQPYQNPGQPPYPNAATSQPPPQHQGQYARPAAPPTPSAAAPYPGSSQSTYPQGHQQPPPQHMSPAPMQGTPQPQHQQGYQQAPSYGQQPAYGYQQPSYGHQQSQYEQQQYGRPPQQPPYGQPYQQQQPLPYYGQQQPPQGQYPPPQGYPPQGQGHPPQGSPYPGAAQYGAPPAPPAQPPTPQQLGAYKQLLLNTINEKGLQNIYPPNSPVLDQIVSRITNQIDQLCTAWRVPREVGQDIVKLALFDVILYIDDSGSMQFEENGERIKDLKLILSRVAYAASLFDDDGIQVRFMNSNEQGDGIQSEAQVEALIQRIQFKGLTPMGTSLRNKVLEPLVVGPARAGQLRKPVLIVTITDGQPAGEPQGAVFDAIRYASSELQNNPRYGRGAVSFQFAQVGNDLKAREFLSKLDEEPGIGELVDCTSNFEVEQDEMSRANPPVDLTPDLWLAKMILGAIDSSYDTRDEKASRPGAPPQGAYGAPPQGQYGAPPPGQYGAPPPQQAYAPYSPQGGYGQQQQPPQPQQGYGRPPQGGYSTQGGYGGPPPPQRY
- a CDS encoding uncharacterized protein (antiSMASH:Cluster_1.2~EggNog:ENOG410PK4Y~COG:S~BUSCO:11254at33183), which produces MGLASKLAASSGAPPASYPGGPPAPLQAGQQPRPAYPGQQQYQAYPGGGQPAQQGPPAASPYQNPGQPPYPNAATSQPPPQHQGQYARPAAPPTPSAAAPYPGSSQSTYPQGHQQPPPQHMSPAPMQGTPQPQHQQGYQQAPSYGQQPAYGYQQPSYGHQQSQYEQQQYGRPPQQPPYGQPYQQQQPLPYYGQQQPPQGQYPPPQGYPPQGQGHPPQGSPYPGAAQYGAPPAPPAQPPTPQQLGAYKQLLLNTINEKGLQNIYPPNSPVLDQIVSRITNQIDQLCTAWRVPREVGQDIVKLALFDVILYIDDSGSMQFEENGERIKDLKLILSRVAYAASLFDDDGIQVRFMNSNEQGDGIQSEAQVEALIQRIQFKGLTPMGTSLRNKVLEPLVVGPARAGQLRKPVLIVTITDGQPAGEPQGAVFDAIRYASSELQNNPRYGRGAVSFQFAQVGNDLKAREFLSKLDEEPGIGELVDCTSNFEVEQDEMSRANPPVDLTPDLWLAKMILGAIDSSYDTRDEKASRPGAPPQGAYGAPPQGQYGAPPPGQYGAPPPQQAYAPYSPQGGYGQQQQPPQPQQGYGRPPQGGYSTQGGYGGPPPPQRY